The genomic interval aataaaacaaagtaagTACAGTGTTCaattcttaatttatttaatacaccTGCATAGTTGTAAGATGAACaataatgtttaataaaatgatataCGATAAAACCCCTTCCTTCCTTGTAGTCAAAAAGTAGTAAATTCTTCAGACACCCTGTGAAACAGTATGGAAATCTTTGTTTCATTTGGCAATTTTAAGTGGTAAAAGGTGTCGTTCTGCCACTCAAACGGAAGATGAAGATACTAGTTATGTATGTAGTTACGTTTCCATTGAAATCAACTTAATTCTAACCTAAAATGATCAAGCACACGGGTTTCCTTGCGTCCTCTTCCATCGGTTCTGGTTTTGCTGCAGCCGTTGCCATTTCAAGTTTTAGCACTCTAACTagcaaattaaatgttatttacTTAGTTACACTTGAAACACGttagttaatttaataaattcccCAACCTTCACAAATCAcaacaaatgaaataatgaaaacaAACGAACTGTCAATCAATGTCAACAGACTAAACTGTCAACTGTCATGTTGTAATGGCggaagtacactatgcgggaaattggccAAGTCGATatagtgtgaacaccatctcgATAATTTCCTCGTTCCCCCATTCTGCATCCGTTCGCGTTCGTCTCCCATACTTCGGTGAGCGGGCTTGCGCTTCGACTTGAACAATTTTCCgtatagtgtacttgcgccataactttttttttaaattcgttTCGTTCGTCTTGCACTTAAAAAGCTGGCAGGTAGCAATCAATAATTATTCCCTTTCCATGACGTATTATGGTTAATCCACGGCAGTAGGTCATTTACGCACAGTAGAAATAATTCGCCACATTGATCACCACAAGCTATATgccattaaacaaaaacaaaataaattggtTAACTTTAACTAAATGTTGTTCACGGTGGTGGTTGAACTTGACACACATGAGTTTTATTAATAGGGTAGCCTTTAAAAAATACTCCCATAAATATGAGAAACTTGAtttattataaaactatttacattatgtacaattaataataattaataattcttATAAATCTACTGCGCGTCTTTCTCCAGATTCAAGAACATGGTAGGATAGAGATGGCCCAGGCGCCCGATCCTCTTTTGTAAGATGAGTCGCAGCGTGTCAGTGTACGTGGTTGAAGGCTTACAGCTCACTGGGTCTCGCCAGTGCAGGCCTGGGAAACAATTGATGGTTAATAAATTGGTCAGTTATAAATAATAGGCTCGTTCCTCCTCTAAAATAACACGTAAAAAAGTGGACCATTTTCTAACTAAAACACGGAGAAATAACATGTTGTAAAAGTTTATAGCAGATGGCGCTACTTTtgatttatgtgttctatttcttaatttactttttaaatacattatcgACCTATATTTGGAGAATCTTCACCAAATCAAAAAAACTGAGGAACAAAATCGGATAATGCTCTCATTGTCGCTGAAATCACGATAAAAGTTGGATTTGAAATTCTTACCCGTGGAATCACATGGAAACAGGGCGGGCGAGGGCACATTATCTCTGGTGTAATTCCACAGACAATCTCTGATCACTTGAACAATCTGAAACAAAAATGACAAATGCATTAACTATCTTTGTTAGACAGACTATAGAGGCGACCTTTTTAAATGTTtctgcaatgagggttttcgcgaattaaagatccgctagatggcgggacgtggatgtggggtttgactgctgcgtgattggtggattttgacatatctgtcaatgtcatgtcaaaaataaccaatcttgcagcatttggaccttgcgtctacgtattgccatctggcggatttttcatacgtgAAAACCCTTATTAAAAACTCTTTCTATTTTTTCTTTCCATCATCTAAGCTTAAAACCCCAACTGGCCTCTACGCTCGAGTAAATCCTCATTCACCGTCGTGGGCTCCCCTACTATAATAGCGCAGTTTTAAACAtcaattgtggtcaaatacctgccttgtctagcataaaaaataaattacctcgTTAGCAGTGAGCTCGGGCGCCATTTCGAGCATATGCGAGAGCGGGTGCGGCAGCAGTTGTCCCAACGTCATCGTGGTGAGCAGATCGCATAACGCCGCTCGCTCGCGGGATATCTCTGCCGCGTGGGTATGGCGATCTACAGAAGGGATTTAATATTTagttattacatattttaagtTGAATCAACGAATGGTTATCTTGTAAGATCATGGAAAAGAAATAAGCTGAAAATAGTGTCTGTGTTATTTGCACTACTGCTTCTTTGCTCTGGCCCAGCAGAATCaggaattttaaagcagatggCGTTAGTTAGGATAGCAGGTTTGTCCACTAAAGATTATATTGTTCTTCATTTTTCCAAATCCACTCATCCCGTGGATATCCTAAGAGGTGACTAAGTGAGAAATGTGGTAATGTCAAGCCTCCCTAACTCGCGTAAGGAGCATAAGGAGTGTAGGCCAATTGGTCCATTTATTCTTGCAGTGAGCCGTGTCGTGTCCGTAGCCCTTCAAGACCCGCAAATCGAGACCATGGATGATCTATTGTTACGCGGCCTTATGCGACCGTTTGGGGTTTGATTGGCTAAATTACCTGATAATGAAGACACGATAGCCAAACGGTGACGGCGTCGGACTgtcggggaacgcgggttcggttcCGCCGTCGTTCGACTATTTAATtggtggtgagctcactcgtgagacaagcatatttagctcagtacgaggggctaacgggactattagtaatttgtgaaataatacattactaataaacttaaaaaaaagatGTTAAGACGCTAGTAGGGTTTTTTTTTTGGGTGGGTGGGGGTCATAAGTTCTACACCGCATGTATACACTCACCCAGCAGCGCCTTGAGGCGGTGCAGCAGCGTGGCGGCGACGGCGCGCAGCAGCGACGAGGCCAGGCACAGCGAGGGCCGCATGTACACACTCACCCAGCAGCGCCTTGAGGCGGTGCAGCAGCGTGGCGGCGACGGCGCGCAGCAGCGACGAGGCCAGGCACAGCGAGGGCCGCATGTACACACTCACCCAGCAGCGCCTTGAGGCGGTGCAGCAGCGTGGCGGCGACGGCGCGCAGCAGCGACGAGGCCAGGCACAGCGAGGGCCGCATGTACACACTCACCCAGCAGCGCCTTGAGGCGGTGCAGCAGCGTGGCGGCGACGGCGCGCAGCAGCGACGAGGCCAGGCACAGCGAGGGCCGCATGTACACACTCACCCAGCAGCGCCTTGAGGCGGTGCAGCAGCGTGGCGGCGACGGCGCGCAGCAGCGACGAGGCCAGGCACAGCGAGGGCCGCATGTACACACTCACCCAGCAGCGCCTTGAGGCGGTGCAGCAGCGTGGCGGCGACGGCGCGCAGCAGCGACGAGGCCAGGCACAGCGAGGGCCGCATGTACACACTCACCCAGCAGCGCCTTGAGGCGGTGCAGCAGCGTGGCGGCGACGGCGCGCAGCAGCGACGAGGCCAGGCACAGCGAGGGCCGCATGTACACACTCACCCAGCAGCGCCTTGAGGCGGTGCAGCAGCGTGGCGGCGACGGCGCGCAGCAGCGACGAGGCCAGGCACAGCGAGGGCCGCATGTACACACTCACCCAGCAGCGCCTTGAGGCGGTGCAGCAGCGTGGCGGCGACGGCGCGCAGCAGCGACGAGGCCAGGCACAGCGAGGGCCGCATGTACACACTCACCCAGCAGCGCCTTGAGGCGGTGCAGCAGCGTGGCGGCGACGGCGCGCAGCAGCGACGAGGCCAGGCACAGCGAGGGCCGCATGTACACACTCACCCAGCAGCGCCTTGAGGCGGTGCAGCAGCGTGGCGGCGACGGCGCGCAGCAGCGACGAGGCCAGGCACAGCGAGGGCCGCATGTACACACTCACCCAGCAGCGCCTTGAGGCGGTGCAGCAGCGTGGCGGCGACGGCGCGCAGCAGCGACGAGGCCAGGCACAGCGAGGGCCGCATGTACACACTCACCCAGCAGCGCCTTGAGGCGGTGCAGCAGCGTGGCGGCGACGGCGCGCAGCAGCGACGAGGCCAGGCACAGCGAGGGCCGCATGTACACACTCACCCAGCAGCGCCTTGAGGCGGTGCAGCAGCGTGGCGGCGACGGCGCGCAGCAGCGACGAGGCCAGGCACAGCGAGGGCCGCGCGCCCGCGCACCGTCGCAGCGCGCTGCGTGCTACCACGCACGCTTCGAGCGCGCAACGCATGTATAGCTCGCGCTCGATGCTCACTTGCTGAAGGACAACAAATGATAACTTCAATGGTTTTGTTGATTGTTGGGACCtaagatttccacaacaactgATCTTGAGCTATAGGCGTTTCACgagaccttcatcagatcgtctcTCCACAAAGTGCTACTCGGAGCTACATAAAGCTTGTACAACTGACGTTGGGACAAAAAGTCGAGCGAGAAAAATTTACCACAGACCAGAAGATATAGTGTAACTgtcaatacagggtgttttcTTTGTAGGTTCTCAAACAAAAAAGATGGATTCTACTACTCACACTGAAAATGTCAATGCTTACCTTAGTAAAGTCTTCATCAGGCCAGGGTAGGCCATTATACATGACGTCAGGAGCCACTAACTCGACCAAAAGCAGCGAAACTGACGTCATCCCTTCCACTATACCGCTATTGCCGTCCTgcgaaaaaatgtaaaaaaaaaaataataatcacaaaTCGGAAATGTATGTTGTAGAGGTCTACCGCTTATCTAAATCTATGCCTAAGGTATGGAAGCGGCGGAGGGTGATTTTGtgatgtcaaacgtcagcgagacttcaaatttGTAtcctctgtcacgtcataacatgtcaataagcagacagtggtgactgagtttgttgcggcgcttcttctcagcacttgccaaatgttggtctgggtaaaaagattatgagacatgtagagtagggtgtcccgaaatatctttttttatattttcgctacacaagACCCCTCAAAAGTTGCGTAATAAGATGTAGATTagcgtaaaaataattaaaaaaatataaaataatgtctcaagggctctaccggcatttttatgtctgaaaaaatcacttaatcagcccttcactgtttgtcatctattatatttttttcacaattatttcattttattttgtaagtacagTGGTAGTGGAACCCTAAGATATGATTTGCAGGCAATAACAGACTGTTTCCAGTGAGGAATAGGTTTGGTTCGAACTCgcagaattcatattttgacttgtttttctcaaattttctacttcttcggcgaggctgttggtattatttctgttgaggttttattgctgtaaggtattgcaccgcacttttttgttatattattacatacttttagcataaatttaacaaacatttaccaaatatatggtagtaatatacttttcgatttttttcaggtaaaaactacctagccaaaaatctttaaaatgttatatttaaacagaatactaaTTAACATGTTTCATAGTTttagcatactattaaatataaataacattttagaacgttacatatgttatagtcaaacctcgaagctcaggcgctcctaggtttgactagtcaatcctcaggttTGACTtgaagtcttagtcaaagcccaaacattttggcctttgactaaataatgttagtcaaacctaggagtaactaatttggtcattcaaacgtcgaaactcaatttaattaaatcggggtttgactagtcaaacctcaattaagacATTAACTAACTATACTTCATTCTGATTTCGAAGTTATTGCATAGGCTTTACGGTCGGTTTTCTCGCGCACGCGCAGCTATATCTTTAGGTGAAGGTACCAGTAACTAAACTTATTTACTGTGATGTTTGTCAGGGTTTCTAGACCGATCTTGAAATTACTATTTTGCGGGTTctgtcgtcgtcgtttcagtcgaaagacgtccactgctgccccagcggccatcagctcttcgagctatgtgccccgcccactgccacttgattttagcgattctgcgggctatgtcagtcactctggttctcctacgaatctcctcatttctgattcgaacacgcagggaaactccgagcatagcacgctccatcgctctttgggtgaccttgagcgtgatggtgtatggctctgagacgtggtcgcttactatgggcctcataagaaggctcaaggtcacccaaagagcgatggagcgggTTCTGTACCTTAAGGATTTAAGGGTAAAAATGGGATCCTATTACTATAACTTCGCTGTTTGTCTGTCAACACCACTCATGAACCATtcccaaaatatttagttttatattcactttaaaaatataatattaaatattcacATATTTAGTGGcatatttacttaaaaataaatcatgaaattaaaataaaataaatatttagaggGCTCCTATACAACATTAAAAGAGTCGTAAGGAACCCTTCGTGAATCCGACTCGAATTTGGTGGGTTTTCTATAATTGCTGCCGGCCTTTGTAACGCCGCGTCTACTTTTAACCGAGTCTATCAGTCGcttctaggattgactaggcaaagcccgaaacagattatttacatttcgacgtttgactgaacagtttaggaactcctaggtttgacttagtcaaaggccgaaattgaaatttatttcgGGGTTGGCCCGAAagccttggtcaaacctaggatagaccagtcattccgcgaagagactgcatatcgacctttgactatgacacatacactttctagctgaagtttttgttctgtacgcggttttttatcaatggtgaacttcaacggaagtaaacatatatttttagttatgaaacgcaTACATGTTATATACCAAATTAAAGGCAATTTAATACACTTCTTTGGTTCGTGTAAAACTTGTAGTAGAATAaaagacattttgtaaaaatttgatttaaaaagtagtatcacaaaaatgtaaaaaaaatcaattttccttcaattactaactaaaggttgattttatcgatacaattcataccacaaaatatcaagcgcacacgtagagctttgatttaaataaaaaagtaatcaaatcggacaaattgttttcaagttatggttgattttctaaaatatactgcaatttttgttagcttccactcagagatgccaatcattgttttataatagcgtgataaaattattaacctgctGTGAGAAGGGAATTGGGTACCCCcaaattaaatcgatatcttgGTGGACCCATGGATTAATAAGGAACACATTAAAATCTTGCGCGTAAATGCCTAATTGTGGTCAAAAAGCCAATTCTGTTTTTAAAGcatttatggatttattggtttttcaactattttaaaccttgctgtgactcattgtgtaccctcaaatttcataaaaatgctatttttgtattatttatagtttatgttaggaactcctaaaatagcaattttaaaattgttcaaggacaggtagaggcctcaagatgacatatatctaataaaatttaatgttaatcgtaatctatatgtcaaaacgcaacttttgatacctcttgcgtaaccgtagctcaaaaaaatttttttcccatacaacgacgggacaccctaatgtagaggctccttaagagcaaaatgacgatttgtaagaactatttattagtctaaacaaataaataaattttgactttgactttgacaatgTCACCCCTTGAATAAAGTCCAACAATGTatttgatgataaaatatcctTTATTTTGATTTAGTTTCACAAAAAACAATTCTCCCGTGACACTGTTGATGACATGAcaaatttcttcttttttatttctttatggTATTAAACATTCCGCCCACCATGACCGGAATGGTCATAATTCCGCCCACCATGATTAACCACCAacgaaagagtggactgtatagttaggtaaaaacaaaacattataagaaatttaaattggttaagagccattttacattttcttgcgaatttctaagattttggaagcatgaattactatcttaagcaacacccagagattatttaataactgcgaaagataggtcaatccttggtgttgaccattaatgaaacggatttactaaaactcttttgcttaattcacagtgacccatctcccacaaccattttacggaaaaattgccgcagactcattttcaaagtcctgtatctattatttatgctcatataataagcttaaaaatatatagtaatcatcggacatatattcttgtagtccattaatgaaatagatttttgaatttcattaccattattgagtaaaatctaaaaataatttgccaaatttgaagattaacgtcacattttgatcgtggtttttggtttaaaaacacagcaataactgcaacaaaagtatcccaaaataaagaatattcattgtagaattgatttctacagttattgtttaaatattagtaaccactttgtcaaaatattgatgtgaatatcagtataaattacaatgcgcaagccgacattgactagtatggcgcgagcgcccgtcaaggcaggacctgtgtcatttttcccgccgtgacgtttacgtgcgttcgtgtcgtaaagcggtgatttgtacggcgaccaaatacatttgatactatgccgagaggctgtttcgagtcggccggccgagcagaaattgaaatgatgaattttaatttctttgacggatctgggtgtaactatgtataatgtaggtaccatgtatttaatttaataaataaattataaaaaaaagtatatccattatgctagcacccttaacacaagtatattggttgcctacttttggactagatttttttttttgtgataatgaTTTCTGCAATCAGTCGCCAGACTATAATCAGATATTATGTTGAGTGtcattttattgttaaagaGCAGCTGGCCTATGCCTAACCTGTCTTCTTAAATTACGTggttttggactagatggcgctgtgaaattgttcaaagatttgtttatttatttatccgctttgagttttgtttcgtgaagaagaaaaagaagcgttttgtttcgagagggaagctttgttgttaaatctatactaataaaagaggaaagatttaattgtttgtttgtttgtttggaggcaataggctccgaaaaataattctttcacgatttagaatcctaatttttttctatgtaggctataaaatattttcaaaaactttagtacaaaatctttgataacttctaaaatatacatatatcctattgatagaagatgacgtgcttcgtattttattaaaattattacctgactatgttaaaaaggtgtggaatgttattttggagataacttggttccatagaaacatagaaagatgctaagtaatgcgctgagttcgaaactcagtgtcgtattagaaattcacacacacaaagaaatcaaattatgtgctcattatccactgcggtatcagtattcaacgttcaaataatctttagtactatgcaagcaatataaactgtttacataatgacgtcgctactgtcatcattgctttcacaagcaatatgttccaatttgtcccttgtcacatttccctttagtttctgtgatctgtgcttgtttctaagttgatatcaatgaaatattccttagtacttttgatttaatttttttttattttgtcacgtgtttgaaaaatcaaggtcagattacaataaaataacaagtgaaaacgtaacattgcattgcaactcgcaatttcgcaatattga from Ostrinia nubilalis chromosome 4, ilOstNubi1.1, whole genome shotgun sequence carries:
- the LOC135071326 gene encoding uncharacterized protein LOC135071326 produces the protein MVAGRLKRCGVVCSGAIYSYNQPSEFISTVSYLLQYARDDSTLALLVRIISGTITMHVPNDGPDVIMDSDRYQGFIKTAVEHALRDAVLADTEIKRCFIEDNVPKDQKTYVHYYCLNIIKLLRWENSNQVSHLRTRPIGRAVEANLYGIGGALKEYTSLLRPRPPCTMASLDEMPTCHALAEVLDRVDMSGTKSPPPSVEVLIKVVQSTVKYFFRCLHEKDIMDKLRGVQTACRLLRKLCIHSKMARSVALRDLLETAMFREEKAFGSRPVVANTVAASKDWPQDDLLINLNQKHGPITQLTQSHTSVFHAGIIGKGVRKLDEIEDYLPPVLTANNELLMGALMSCMDGNSGIVEGMTSVSLLLVELVAPDVMYNGLPWPDEDFTKQVSIERELYMRCALEACVVARSALRRCAGARPSLCLASSLLRAVAATLLHRLKALLGECVHAALAVPGLVAAARRRRHAAAPPQGAAGRCWVSVYMRPSLCLASSLLRAVAATLLHRLKALLGECVHAALAVPGLVAAARRRRHAAAPPQGAAGRCWVSVYMRPSLCLASSLLRAVAATLLHRLKALLGECVHAALAVPGLVAAARRRRHAAAPPQGAAGRCWVSVYMRPSLCLASSLLRAVAATLLHRLKALLVCTCGPRCAWPRRCCAPSPPRCCTASRRCWVSVYMRPSLCLASSLLRAVAATLLHRLKALLDRHTHAAEISRERAALCDLLTTMTLGQLLPHPLSHMLEMAPELTANEIVQVIRDCLWNYTRDNVPSPALFPCDSTGLHWRDPVSCKPSTTYTDTLRLILQKRIGRLGHLYPTMFLNLEKDAQ